In Nostoc piscinale CENA21, the genomic stretch CCAGGACTTCTAAATCTTCTTTGGTTTTAAAATCAGCTAACTCAATTACCACTGGTGAACCAGGGATGACTCTTTTCGCGTAGATACCGACTTTGGTTTCAATATCACGGGGGGTAATTAATACCCGTTCTGCGAGTTTGGCAATATCGCGGTCAAATCCTGGCATTAACTGATCTAGGGCTTCAATCATGGTGATTTCACTGCCCAAAGCCGAGTAGACATCAGAAAATTCCAAGCCGATGTAGCCGCTACCAATAATTGCCACCCAAGGCGGTAGAGATTCCAGCTTTACGCCTTGGTCACTGGTAAATACAGTTTTGCCGTCAACTTCAATGCCTGGAGGCACAAAAGGAACTGAACCAGGAGAAAGAATAATATCTTTAGCGGTGATTGTTTTTTCACTACCATCAACCGTGACAGTGATTTTCTGTGTCCCGGCGATTTTGCCCCAACCCCGGATGATATCTACTCCTAGACGCTTGAGGCTATTAGTTAAATCACCTTGAATTTTTGAGACTAAATTGCCCGCATGATCAGCGATCGCTTGGCGATCGAACTCTACATTACCAATTTGAATGCCCAGTGACTTGAGGTGGTGGGCATTACGTAACTCCCGCACACGTCCAGCTGCTGCCAGCAACGCTTTCGATGGAATACAGCCCCTGTTGACACAGGTTCCACCCATGTCAGCTGCTTCGATAATCGCTGTTTTCAGACCGCAGCTTACCGCGTGTAGGGCAGCGCCATGTCCGCCTACACCAGCGCCAATAATTACTAAATCGTAATCAAATCCATGACTCACGTTAGTTTCCCCGTGTGCTTCGCCTAATTATTCTCAACTCGACTAGCTATTCTGACAACCCCGAAAGAGTTGGGAATGGCTAAATCAACTATTATCGTTCACCCTAGCAAGCGAAGAGATAACTTTATTGACAATTTTAGTAAACATTATTCACTTATTGAATTTTATACTGATATGGCTA encodes the following:
- the lpdA gene encoding dihydrolipoyl dehydrogenase produces the protein MSHGFDYDLVIIGAGVGGHGAALHAVSCGLKTAIIEAADMGGTCVNRGCIPSKALLAAAGRVRELRNAHHLKSLGIQIGNVEFDRQAIADHAGNLVSKIQGDLTNSLKRLGVDIIRGWGKIAGTQKITVTVDGSEKTITAKDIILSPGSVPFVPPGIEVDGKTVFTSDQGVKLESLPPWVAIIGSGYIGLEFSDVYSALGSEITMIEALDQLMPGFDRDIAKLAERVLITPRDIETKVGIYAKRVIPGSPVVIELADFKTKEDLEVLEVDACLVATGRIPATKNLGLESVGVELDRRNFIPVDDRMAVLSAGEVVPHLWAIGDANGKMMLAHAASAQGIVAVENIVGRSRTVDYRSIPAAAFTHPEVSYVGLTETAAKELGQAEGFEVGTSKSYFKGNSKALAENEADGIAKVIYRKDTGEVLGVHIFGMHASDLIHEASAAVAKRESVHTLAHLVHAHPTLSEVLDEAYKRAVA